The following coding sequences are from one Calditrichota bacterium window:
- a CDS encoding sodium/solute symporter (Members of the Solute:Sodium Symporter (SSS), TC 2.A.21 as described in tcdb.org, catalyze solute:Na+ symport. Known solutes for members of the family include sugars, amino acids, nucleosides, inositols, vitamins, urea or anions, depending on the system.), translated as IIAGSYTIYGGLKSVVWSDLLQGAGLLIGGALVTILGLSFLGHGNLVHGWQSFASANAHKLHVVLPWNDPDVPWLAVFVGGLWIPNLFYWGLNQFITQRTLGAKSVAEGQKGIMLAALLKLCIPFIIVIPGIMAYQLFGNEITVADKAYPHMISRLLPPQLRGVMLAALAGAVMSTFNSGLNSASTIFTIDIYAKYLRPQASARHLVRAGRLVTTVIVVVACLWAPIISRFKGVFSYIQEIWGFISPGIVAAFLVGLVVKKAPPAAGKAAMLIGLPLYGFCRFGRFIWRIPGLQSFAPGAQRAVAAFNSWAFLHHMALVFIVLTICMLVITRARPLQKPVTLPVSSLDTRHHPHVYLMGTVVIALTVALYAIFW; from the coding sequence ATCATCGCGGGCAGCTACACCATCTACGGCGGGCTCAAGTCGGTGGTGTGGTCCGATCTACTGCAGGGGGCAGGACTGCTCATCGGCGGGGCCCTGGTGACCATCCTGGGACTGAGTTTCCTGGGGCACGGCAACCTCGTCCACGGCTGGCAAAGCTTTGCCAGCGCCAATGCCCACAAGCTCCACGTGGTGCTCCCCTGGAACGACCCCGATGTGCCGTGGCTTGCGGTCTTCGTGGGAGGCCTGTGGATCCCCAACCTCTTCTACTGGGGCCTCAACCAGTTCATCACGCAACGCACCTTAGGGGCGAAAAGCGTGGCTGAGGGGCAAAAGGGCATCATGTTGGCGGCGCTCCTCAAGCTCTGCATCCCCTTCATCATCGTCATCCCGGGCATCATGGCCTACCAGCTCTTCGGCAACGAGATCACGGTGGCCGACAAAGCCTACCCACACATGATCAGCAGGCTCCTGCCGCCCCAACTCCGCGGCGTCATGTTGGCTGCCCTTGCCGGTGCGGTGATGAGCACCTTCAACTCGGGATTGAATTCGGCTTCCACAATTTTCACCATCGACATCTACGCCAAGTACCTCAGGCCGCAGGCATCGGCGCGCCACCTGGTGCGCGCGGGCAGGCTGGTGACCACGGTGATTGTCGTGGTCGCTTGTCTGTGGGCGCCCATCATCTCCAGGTTCAAGGGCGTTTTCAGCTACATTCAAGAGATTTGGGGCTTTATCTCGCCGGGAATCGTCGCGGCGTTTCTCGTGGGGTTAGTGGTCAAGAAGGCACCACCTGCCGCAGGCAAGGCGGCCATGCTCATCGGTCTGCCGCTGTACGGATTCTGCCGCTTCGGGCGCTTCATCTGGCGCATCCCTGGCCTGCAGAGCTTTGCTCCTGGCGCACAGCGCGCGGTGGCGGCTTTCAACTCCTGGGCTTTCCTCCACCACATGGCGCTGGTGTTCATCGTGCTGACCATTTGCATGCTCGTCATCACCAGGGCTCGGCCGCTCCAGAAGCCGGTGACGCTGCCCGTCTCCTCCCTGGACACCCGCCACCACCCGCACGTGTACCTGATGGGCACTGTGGTTATCGCCCTCACCGTGGCGCTGTATGCCATCTTCTGGTAG